One Siniperca chuatsi isolate FFG_IHB_CAS linkage group LG3, ASM2008510v1, whole genome shotgun sequence genomic region harbors:
- the LOC122873060 gene encoding E3 ubiquitin-protein ligase TRIM21-like, which yields MAAANYLRSEDQFLCSICLDVFTDPVTTSCGHNFCKNCINVHWDTNDRCLCPMCKKVFNTRPELHVNAFISEMAAQFRQSAQQEASSSSSETQVSKPGEVPCDVCTGTKLKALKSCLVCLVSYCETHLDPHLTVSGLKRHQLIDPVENLEGRMCTEHNKPLELFCKTDQTCVCVLCTVLDHKTHEFVPLKEGYEGKKAELGKTEGETQQMIQKRRLKIQEIKRSVDLGKEDADREIAEGVQVFTSLKESVERGQANLIHTIKEKQKTTEEQTKAFIKELEQEISELMKRRTEVEQLSRSQDHLHLLQSVQSLNTHHPPPTKDWTEVSVPPPSYEGSVRRAVAQLEETLSKQMKKLLEAELKRVQQYAVDVTLDPDTANPELILSDDGKQVNHGDVKKKLPDNPERFSHHTWVLGKQSFSSGRFYFEVQVKGKTEWNLGVCRESINRKGKITLSPEDGYWAIWLRNGNKYKALDDPPVRLSLKSQPQKVGVFVDYEEGLVSFYDVDAAALIYCFTGCSFTEKLFPYFGPSLNYGGKNSAPLIISPVRVN from the coding sequence ATGGCTGCTGCGAACTATCTGCGATCTGAAGATCAGTTTCTGTGCTCCATCTGTCTGGATGTGTTCACTGATCCTGTCACCACATCATGTGGACACAACTTCTGCAAAAACTGCATCAATGTACACTGGGATACTAACGACCGGTGCCTGTGTCCGATGTGTAAAAAGGTTTTCAACACAAGACCTGAGCTGCACGTCAACGCTTTCATCTCTGAGATGGCTGCTCAGTTCAGACAGTCAGCTCAACAggaagccagcagcagcagctcagagacacAAGTGTCCAAACCAGGAGAAGTTCCCTGTGACGTCTGCACTGGAACCAAACTGAAGGCCCTGaagtcctgcctggtgtgtctggTCTCCTACTGTGAGACTCACCTGGATCCTCATCTGACAGTGTCAGGCCTGAAAAGACATCAGCTGATCGACCCTGTGGAGAACCTGGAAGGCAGGATGTGTACAGAGCACAATAAACCTCTGGAGCTGTTCTGTAAGACCGACCAGACATGTGTCTGCGTGCTCTGCACTGTTTTagaccacaagacacatgagttTGTTCCTCTGAAGGAAGGATATGAAGGAAAGAAGGCCGAGCTGGGGAAGACAGAGGGTGAAACTCAGCAGATGATCCAGAAGAGACGACTGAAGATTCAGGAGATCAAACGCTCGGTTGACCTCGGTAaggaagatgcagacagagagatcgCAGAAGGTGTTCAGGTCTTCACTTCTCTGAAGGAGTCTGTTGAGAGAGGCCAGGCCAATCTCATCCACACGatcaaagagaagcagaaaacaacagaagaacAGACCAAAGCTTTCATCAAAGAGCTGGAACAGGAAATCTCTGAGCTGATGAAGAGAAGgactgaggtggagcagctctcacgctCTCAAGAccacctccatcttctccagagTGTCCAGTCCCTAAAcacccaccacccaccacccacCAAGGACTGGACAGAGGTCAGCGTCCCTCCACCATCATATGAGGggtctgtgaggagagctgtggctcagctggaggagacactcagtaaacagatgaagaagctgCTTGAAGCAGAGCTGAAGAGGGTCCAGCAGTATGCAGTGGATGTGACTCTTGATCCTGATACAGCAAATCCCGAACTCATCCTGTCTGATGATGGGAAACAAGTGAATCATGGTGATGTAAAGAAGAAACTTCCAGACAACCCAGAGAGATTTTCTCATCATACTTGGGTCTTAGGAAAGCAGAGTTTCTCTTCAGGCAGATTTTACTTTGAGGTTCAAGTTAAAGGAAAGACTGAATGGAATTTAGGAGTGTGCAGAGAGTCGATCAACAGGAAGGGAAAAATCACACTGAGCCCTGAGGATGGTTACTGGGCTATATGGTTGAGAAATGGAAATAAGTACAAAGCTCTTGATGACCCTCCAGTCCgtctctctctgaagtctcAGCCTCAGAAGGTGGGGGTGTTTGTGGATTATGAGGAGGGTCTGGTCTCCTTTTATGACGTAGATGCTGCAGCTCTTATCTACTGCTTTACTGGCTGCTccttcactgagaaactcttCCCATACTTTGGTCCCAGTCTTAATTATGGTGGTAAAAACTCTGCACCTCTGATCATCTCTCCTGTCAGAGTGAACTAA